The following proteins are encoded in a genomic region of Tenebrio molitor chromosome 7, icTenMoli1.1, whole genome shotgun sequence:
- the Polr1H gene encoding DNA-directed RNA polymerase I subunit RPA12, with product MSSKDIFGAFGSFCPDCGSILPPPKEKGGIVCYTCSRKFPADVFEGYKVTYTINFNSGQKFDSKKDHKKIKDENEGPVVDRKCPKCGNDKMSYATVQLRSADEGQTVFYTCIKCKFKESENS from the exons ATGAGTAGCAAGGATATTTTTGGAGCCTTTGGAAGTTTTTGCCCAGATTGTGGATCAATTTTACCTCCACCAAAAGAAAAAGGCGGAATAGTATGTTATACTTGTTCGAGAAAATTTCCAGCAGACG TGTTTGAAGGCTATAAAGTTACTTAtaccattaattttaattccggGCAAAAATTTGATTCTAAAAAagatcataaaaaaattaaagatgaaAATGAGGGTCCTGTCGTGGACCGAAAATGCCCTAAATGTGGTAACGACAAAATGTCGTATGCTACTGTCCAACTGAGATCAGCTGATGAGGGCCAAACTGTTTTTTATACttgtataaaatgtaaatttaaagaaaGTGAGAATTCATAA